The Pectinophora gossypiella chromosome 15, ilPecGoss1.1, whole genome shotgun sequence genome has a window encoding:
- the LOC126373181 gene encoding uncharacterized protein LOC126373181, producing the protein MGESLLKEDPLSRIQREIIEVTEREREFKEGHFRINRLHSESTIEVNKQNGHTNGDAHDKPPRALNRAVSTSHLMGPITPSPPLAPALLSNGYTRRFTPQTGTKGLMQRFIANKGKLPAPSSNTPPSPVALAPPPLAFTPSPVIAPVVSPPVITPVITRTPEGKPVRKGYVPVEEKIQKELREMKDREHELKRMRKKQKPFDIDLSDNETSSESEDEEIPMPGKLKATKSIGELYEALNEELRSPSPRNSSGHESLGSLKPAKSLAELCELTPGQEFLAPSSTRLIAQWESIIQQKQEAGAA; encoded by the coding sequence TCACTGCTGAAAGAGGATCCCCTCTCCAGGATCCAACGGGAGATCATAGAAGTGACAGAGAGGGAGCGTGAGTTCAAGGAGGGACATTTCCGTATCAACAGACTCCACTCGGAGTCGACCATCGAGGTAAACAAGCAGAACGGCCATACGAACGGCGACGCTCACGACAAGCCGCCGAGGGCCCTCAACCGCGCGGTGTCTACTTCGCACCTCATGGGGCCTATCACCCCGTCGCCGCCACTCGCGCCCGCTCTACTCAGCAACGGGTACACACGCCGGTTCACGCCCCAGACCGGGACCAAAGGTTTGATGCAACGCTTCATAGCGAACAAGGGCAAGCTGCCGGCCCCCTCATCCAACACCCCGCCCTCGCCCGTCGCTCTGGCGCCACCGCCGCTCGCCTTCACCCCCTCGCCGGTGATCGCACCCGTCGTGTCACCTCCCGTCATCACGCCGGTCATCACGCGCACTCCTGAAGGAAAACCAGTCCGGAAGGGCTATGTGCCCGTCGAggaaaagatccaaaaggaacTGAGAGAGATGAAAGACAGAGAACACGAGTTGAAGCGTATGAGGAAGAAACAGAAGCCGTTTGACATCGACTTAAGTGATAATGAAACAAGTTCCGAGTCCGAGGATGAGGAAATCCCGATGCCGGGCAAACTAAAAGCTACAAAATCTATAGGTGAATTATATGAAGCCCTTAACGAGGAATTGAGATCACCTTCGCCTAGGAACAGCTCGGGACATGAATCCTTGGGAAGCTTGAAACCGGCTAAATCGCTGGCTGAGTTGTGCGAGTTAACTCCCGGCCAAGAGTTCCTCGCACCCAGCTCGACGCGCCTCATCGCGCAGTGGGAGTCCATCATACAGCAGAAGCAAGAAGCTGGAGCTGCTTAA